One window of the Rhizorhabdus dicambivorans genome contains the following:
- a CDS encoding helix-turn-helix transcriptional regulator, with product MDHEAIIDAIYEAGAMPHLWPDLLEKLAVLVGARGGNVIHARTGGMVRRASSPGIEATTIQFAAEGWDRRNSRLDRYLARPPYAGFLTDSDLHSEEELRTLPIYTDFLIPRGAAAGAATLIRGATQDTVAITLEAFADHARSRSALPILDALRPHLGRAATLSGRLAMEQARAAIEALEMIGTPAAMIDVRGRLLTANDLFDRIIGKSLLDSRSRLRLKDGRSDLSLGDAIERLTAQKRGSSIAISLDDQRRVAMHLLPVNGAARDIFSPANGLVVLADSVDDRLPEGDLLQALFDLTPTEARIARDIAQGMGAREAARAAGIAHETARTHLKVIFQKTNTRRQSELATLLPQYGLPTTQS from the coding sequence TTGGACCACGAAGCAATCATAGACGCGATCTATGAAGCTGGCGCGATGCCGCACTTGTGGCCGGACCTTCTCGAAAAGCTGGCGGTCCTGGTCGGGGCCCGCGGTGGCAACGTCATCCACGCCCGGACAGGCGGGATGGTGCGGCGCGCCTCGTCTCCGGGGATCGAGGCGACCACGATCCAGTTCGCGGCGGAGGGCTGGGACCGCCGGAACAGCCGTCTCGACCGATATCTCGCCCGGCCGCCTTATGCCGGCTTCCTAACCGACAGCGACCTCCACAGCGAGGAGGAACTTCGTACCCTGCCTATCTATACCGATTTCCTCATTCCGCGCGGCGCCGCCGCCGGCGCGGCGACATTGATCCGTGGCGCGACCCAGGACACGGTTGCGATCACGCTGGAAGCCTTCGCGGACCACGCCCGTTCCCGAAGCGCGCTTCCCATTCTCGATGCGCTTCGTCCGCATCTCGGCCGGGCGGCGACGCTGAGCGGCAGGCTGGCCATGGAGCAGGCCCGGGCCGCGATCGAGGCGCTCGAGATGATCGGAACGCCGGCCGCGATGATCGACGTCCGCGGCCGCCTGCTGACCGCGAACGATCTTTTCGACCGGATCATCGGAAAGTCGCTGCTGGACAGCCGGTCGCGGCTCCGGCTGAAGGACGGCCGATCCGATCTGAGCCTGGGAGACGCGATCGAACGACTGACGGCTCAGAAAAGGGGCAGCTCGATAGCCATAAGCCTGGACGACCAGCGCCGCGTCGCCATGCACCTGCTTCCGGTGAACGGCGCGGCCCGGGACATCTTCTCCCCGGCAAACGGGTTGGTGGTCCTGGCCGATTCCGTGGACGATCGCTTGCCTGAGGGCGATCTGCTGCAGGCGCTCTTCGATCTCACGCCGACCGAGGCGCGGATAGCGCGCGATATCGCGCAGGGCATGGGAGCGAGGGAGGCCGCGCGGGCGGCCGGCATCGCGCATGAAACCGCGCGCACCCACCTCAAGGTCATATTCCAGAAGACCAATACCCGGCGCCAGAGCGAACTGGCGACCCTGCTGCCGCAATATGGGCTGCCGACCACACAAAGCTAG
- a CDS encoding LysR substrate-binding domain-containing protein, translating to MLDTKAVRSFIALSEDLHFTRTADRLAIAQSALSSQIRRLEDVVGAPLLHRRKRAAVSLTRTGEIFLAQARAAIAQLDRAERIGQLAARGEAGPVEIGYIFSAAICGILPAMLRVLRDQLPLLQLRPSMMETPQQIAAIADAKLDVGLIRPRSNYPEAVKAIPLYRETTLLALAASHPLAARDEIRAADLAGESFINPQFHANDGLGTKLRQLAELGGFALDPITQVNDFVTAACMAAGGHGVVLAPHSLRNITIEGLIFREIVDYRESLEIALAYRVDGSSAPALSILELVRELQRQFACDSTSALDRRT from the coding sequence ATGCTCGATACGAAGGCCGTGCGCAGCTTCATTGCCCTGTCGGAGGACCTGCATTTCACCCGCACGGCCGACCGCCTTGCCATCGCGCAATCGGCGCTGAGTTCGCAGATACGCCGGCTGGAGGATGTGGTCGGGGCGCCGCTGCTACATCGCCGCAAGCGCGCCGCGGTTTCGCTGACCCGGACAGGGGAGATATTCCTCGCCCAGGCGCGGGCCGCGATCGCCCAGCTCGACCGGGCGGAGCGGATCGGCCAGCTGGCGGCGCGCGGCGAGGCTGGGCCGGTCGAGATCGGCTATATCTTCTCGGCGGCGATCTGCGGGATATTGCCGGCCATGCTCCGCGTGCTGCGAGATCAACTGCCGTTGCTGCAGCTCCGCCCGTCGATGATGGAAACGCCGCAGCAGATTGCAGCCATCGCCGATGCGAAGCTCGATGTCGGCCTGATCCGGCCTCGTTCCAACTATCCTGAGGCCGTCAAGGCGATCCCGCTCTATCGCGAGACCACCCTGCTCGCCCTCGCAGCCTCGCACCCGCTGGCCGCGCGCGACGAGATCCGCGCCGCCGACCTGGCCGGGGAAAGCTTCATCAATCCGCAGTTCCACGCCAATGACGGCTTGGGAACGAAGCTCCGGCAACTGGCCGAGCTCGGCGGTTTCGCGCTCGACCCGATCACCCAGGTCAATGATTTCGTCACCGCCGCGTGCATGGCGGCGGGCGGCCATGGCGTCGTTCTGGCCCCCCATTCGCTGCGCAACATCACCATCGAAGGCCTCATCTTCCGCGAAATCGTCGACTATCGCGAGAGCCTCGAAATCGCCCTCGCCTATCGCGTCGACGGATCCTCCGCGCCGGCCTTGTCGATCCTGGAACTGGTCAGGGAATTGCAGCGCCAGTTCGCATGTGATTCAACATCCGCCCTTGATCGCCGTACCTGA
- a CDS encoding acyl-CoA dehydrogenase: MAGMVRFNHGDPFLLDDQLTGDERMIRDAARAYAQERLQPRAIDAFSREHTDPEIFREMGAQGLLGVTLPESYGGAAASYVAYGLVAREVERVDSGYRSMMSVQSSLVMHPIHAYGSEAQKQRYLPKLASGEWIGCFGLTEPDAGSDPGGMRTCAAKIDGGYRLHGNKTWISNAPIADVFVVWAKSDAHGGEIRGFVLDKGAKGLSTAKIEGKMSLRASITGMINLDEVEVGEDALLPDVQGLKGPFGCLNRARYGISWGALGAAEFCFEAARQYGLDRKQFGRPLAATQLYQKKLADMMSDIALGLQASLRVGRLMDEGRFAPEMVSIVKRNNVGKALDIARAARDMHGGNGISEEYQVIRHMMNLETVNTYEGAHDVHALILGRAITGIAAF, encoded by the coding sequence ATGGCGGGGATGGTGCGCTTCAATCACGGGGATCCTTTCCTTCTCGATGACCAGCTGACCGGCGACGAGCGGATGATCCGCGACGCGGCGCGCGCCTATGCGCAGGAAAGGCTCCAGCCGCGCGCGATCGACGCCTTCTCGCGGGAACACACCGATCCGGAGATATTCCGCGAGATGGGCGCGCAGGGGCTGCTCGGCGTCACCCTGCCGGAAAGCTATGGCGGCGCCGCGGCGTCCTATGTCGCCTATGGCCTGGTCGCGCGCGAGGTCGAGCGGGTGGATTCGGGCTATCGCTCGATGATGTCCGTCCAGTCGAGCCTCGTCATGCATCCCATCCATGCCTATGGCTCGGAGGCGCAGAAGCAGCGCTATCTGCCCAAGCTCGCATCGGGCGAATGGATCGGCTGCTTCGGACTGACCGAGCCCGACGCGGGATCCGATCCGGGCGGCATGCGCACCTGCGCCGCGAAGATCGACGGCGGCTATCGCCTCCACGGCAACAAGACGTGGATATCCAACGCGCCGATCGCCGATGTCTTTGTCGTCTGGGCCAAGTCCGACGCGCATGGCGGGGAGATTCGCGGCTTCGTGCTGGATAAGGGCGCCAAGGGCCTCTCCACTGCGAAGATCGAAGGGAAGATGAGCCTGCGCGCCTCGATCACCGGCATGATCAACCTCGACGAGGTCGAGGTGGGCGAGGATGCGCTGCTGCCCGACGTACAAGGGCTGAAGGGGCCGTTCGGCTGCCTCAACCGGGCACGCTATGGCATCAGCTGGGGGGCGCTCGGCGCCGCCGAATTCTGTTTCGAGGCGGCGCGCCAATATGGCCTCGACCGCAAGCAGTTCGGCCGACCACTGGCCGCGACGCAACTCTATCAGAAGAAGCTGGCGGACATGATGAGCGACATCGCGCTGGGCCTGCAGGCTTCCCTGCGGGTCGGGCGGCTGATGGACGAGGGCCGCTTCGCGCCGGAGATGGTCTCGATCGTCAAGCGCAACAATGTGGGCAAGGCGCTCGATATCGCGCGGGCGGCCCGCGACATGCACGGCGGCAACGGCATCTCCGAGGAATATCAGGTCATCCGCCACATGATGAACCTCGAGACGGTCAACACCTATGAGGGCGCCCATGATGTCCACGCCCTCATCCTCGGCCGCGCGATCACCGGCATCGCGGCCTTCTGA
- a CDS encoding CaiB/BaiF CoA transferase family protein has protein sequence MAGPPLAGVKVVELARILAGPWAGQTLADLGAEVIKVESPGGDDTRRWGPPFVTYPDGGQDAAYFHATNRGKRSVVADFTTAEGQAQVRALVADADVLIENFKVGGLAKYGLDYPALAAINPGLVYCSITGFGQDGPYAQRAGYDFIVQGMSGIMDLTGDPEGEPQKIGVAYADILTGLYSVIAIQAALAQRARTGRGQHIDMALFDVMVATLANQAMNYLVGGAAPTRLGNAHPNIAPYAVYPVSDGWFILAVGNDGQFRKFCDLVGIAADPRFETNALRLANRDALAEVIGAATRGWTKVALLDALAQAGVPAGPINRLDEAFADPQIAHRGLVQGFDADGYQVPGLRTPIRFSDAELALDHGSPRLGADSR, from the coding sequence ATGGCCGGGCCGCCGCTCGCGGGGGTGAAGGTGGTCGAACTGGCCCGCATCCTCGCGGGCCCCTGGGCGGGGCAGACGCTCGCGGACCTCGGCGCCGAGGTGATCAAGGTGGAAAGCCCCGGCGGCGATGACACGCGCCGATGGGGGCCACCCTTCGTCACCTATCCCGATGGCGGGCAGGACGCCGCCTATTTCCATGCCACCAATCGTGGCAAGCGGTCGGTCGTCGCCGATTTCACGACCGCCGAGGGGCAGGCGCAGGTGCGCGCTCTGGTGGCCGACGCCGATGTGCTGATCGAGAATTTCAAGGTTGGCGGGCTCGCCAAATATGGGCTGGACTACCCCGCCCTGGCCGCGATCAACCCGGGACTGGTCTATTGCTCGATCACCGGCTTCGGCCAGGACGGCCCCTATGCCCAGCGGGCGGGATACGACTTCATCGTCCAGGGCATGAGCGGGATCATGGACCTGACCGGCGATCCCGAGGGCGAACCGCAGAAGATCGGCGTCGCCTATGCGGATATATTGACCGGCCTCTATTCGGTGATCGCGATCCAGGCGGCGCTCGCTCAGCGGGCCCGCACCGGGCGGGGCCAGCATATCGACATGGCCCTGTTCGACGTCATGGTGGCGACGCTCGCCAACCAGGCGATGAACTATCTGGTGGGCGGCGCGGCGCCAACGCGGCTTGGCAATGCCCATCCGAACATCGCCCCCTATGCGGTCTATCCGGTGTCGGACGGCTGGTTCATCCTGGCCGTCGGCAATGACGGGCAGTTCCGCAAATTCTGCGATCTGGTCGGCATCGCGGCCGATCCCCGCTTCGAAACCAACGCGCTGCGCCTGGCCAACCGGGATGCGCTGGCGGAGGTCATCGGGGCGGCGACGCGGGGCTGGACGAAGGTTGCGCTGCTCGATGCGCTGGCACAGGCCGGCGTGCCGGCCGGGCCGATCAACCGGCTCGACGAGGCCTTTGCCGATCCGCAGATCGCTCATCGCGGGCTGGTCCAGGGGTTCGATGCCGATGGATATCAGGTGCCGGGGCTTCGCACCCCGATCCGCTTTTCCGACGCGGAGCTCGCCCTCGACCATGGCTCGCCGCGGCTCGGCGCGGACAGCCGATGA
- a CDS encoding thiamine pyrophosphate-binding protein, whose amino-acid sequence MHDMTRTSPATVASRLAEALVAQGVDHVFCVPGESYLAVLDALYDLRREIRLITCRNEIAAANMAEAYGKLTGRPGICMVTRGPGASHAAVGVHTAEQDSTPMILFVGQIERGHRGRGAFQEVDYRQMFGSIAKWTAELEEADRVDEIVRRAFSTALNGRRGPVVLSLPEDVLTEPAVGTALPWRAGPVRSGLEPGVLAAIGDRLRAASKPLLILGGSGWSREAAGRLADWAEGMDLPIALSFRRKDLIDNRRPCYIGDFGLGINPRLVARLAEADLVIALGARLGDNPTGGYSFLDPAVTAERLVHIHPDPEELGRVWPAAIAAVADPDAAAIGLASLDGDRRWTAWRAEARADWEAFTQPVPTAGPVNLSELFGEMRAALPDDAIVTNGAGNYAAWLHRFFPCHGFGTQLAPTSGAMGYGFPAAIAAKSIHPSREVVSVAGDGCFMMVAQELATVVQHDIPMIVVLIDNGSYGTIRMHQERNFPGRTVATDLVNPDFGALARSFGIASWRVEKTADFGPAFAEARASGRPALIHVLTSINDIAPGRRIETTAASTI is encoded by the coding sequence ATGCACGACATGACCCGCACCAGCCCCGCCACGGTCGCTTCGCGACTAGCCGAGGCGCTTGTGGCGCAAGGGGTCGATCATGTCTTCTGCGTACCGGGCGAGAGCTATCTGGCGGTGCTGGATGCGCTGTACGACCTCAGGCGGGAGATCCGGCTGATAACCTGCCGCAACGAGATTGCCGCCGCCAACATGGCCGAAGCCTATGGCAAGCTCACCGGCCGGCCCGGCATCTGCATGGTGACGCGCGGTCCTGGCGCGAGCCATGCGGCGGTCGGCGTCCATACGGCGGAGCAGGATTCGACGCCGATGATCCTGTTCGTCGGCCAGATCGAGCGGGGGCATCGCGGGCGTGGCGCCTTTCAGGAGGTCGATTATCGCCAGATGTTCGGCAGCATCGCCAAATGGACGGCGGAACTGGAGGAGGCCGACCGCGTGGACGAGATCGTCCGCCGGGCCTTCTCGACGGCGCTGAACGGCCGTCGCGGACCCGTCGTGCTGTCGCTGCCCGAGGATGTGCTGACCGAGCCGGCCGTCGGCACCGCGCTGCCATGGCGGGCGGGTCCGGTGCGCAGCGGCCTGGAGCCCGGGGTGCTGGCAGCGATCGGCGATCGCCTGCGGGCTGCATCGAAGCCGCTGCTCATCCTGGGCGGTTCCGGCTGGAGCCGGGAAGCGGCCGGGCGGCTCGCCGACTGGGCGGAGGGAATGGACCTGCCCATCGCCCTGTCGTTCCGGCGCAAGGATCTGATCGACAACCGCCGGCCCTGCTATATCGGCGATTTCGGCCTGGGTATTAATCCCCGGCTGGTTGCGCGCCTTGCCGAGGCCGATCTGGTGATCGCGCTGGGCGCGCGGCTGGGCGACAATCCGACCGGCGGCTACAGCTTCCTCGATCCGGCGGTGACCGCCGAGCGGCTGGTGCATATTCATCCCGATCCCGAGGAACTGGGCCGCGTCTGGCCGGCGGCGATTGCCGCCGTCGCCGATCCGGATGCGGCGGCGATCGGGCTGGCGAGCCTCGATGGCGATCGGCGCTGGACCGCCTGGCGCGCGGAGGCGCGCGCCGACTGGGAGGCGTTCACGCAGCCGGTCCCGACGGCCGGCCCGGTCAATCTGTCCGAACTGTTCGGTGAGATGCGCGCCGCTCTGCCCGACGACGCGATCGTTACCAACGGCGCGGGAAACTATGCCGCCTGGCTCCACCGCTTCTTCCCCTGTCATGGCTTCGGGACGCAGCTGGCGCCGACCAGCGGAGCGATGGGCTATGGTTTTCCGGCGGCGATCGCCGCAAAGTCGATCCATCCGTCACGCGAGGTCGTCTCGGTCGCGGGCGACGGCTGCTTCATGATGGTGGCCCAGGAACTCGCGACTGTCGTACAGCACGATATCCCGATGATCGTCGTGCTGATCGACAATGGTTCCTACGGTACGATCCGGATGCACCAGGAAAGGAATTTCCCCGGACGGACGGTGGCGACCGATCTCGTCAATCCCGATTTCGGGGCGCTGGCGCGCAGCTTCGGCATCGCGTCGTGGCGCGTGGAGAAGACCGCCGATTTCGGACCTGCCTTCGCGGAGGCGCGCGCTTCCGGCCGGCCCGCCCTCATCCATGTACTGACCTCGATCAACGACATCGCGCCGGGCAGGCGGATAGAGACGACGGCGGCCTCGACGATTTGA
- a CDS encoding GlsB/YeaQ/YmgE family stress response membrane protein, whose amino-acid sequence MGWIIALIVGGIAGWLASIVMGRNATMGIFWNIVVGCVGSLIGNALSGPLLGVRGSVQQFSLTGLLIAFVGAVVLLGILNLIQRKSVR is encoded by the coding sequence GTGGGTTGGATCATTGCGCTGATCGTCGGAGGGATCGCGGGCTGGCTTGCCAGCATCGTCATGGGCCGCAACGCCACCATGGGAATTTTCTGGAACATCGTCGTGGGCTGCGTTGGCTCGCTGATCGGCAATGCGCTGTCCGGTCCGCTGCTGGGGGTGCGCGGAAGCGTGCAGCAATTCTCGCTTACCGGCCTGCTGATCGCCTTCGTGGGTGCCGTGGTGCTGCTGGGCATCCTCAACCTCATCCAGCGCAAGAGCGTGCGGTAA
- a CDS encoding DUF6894 family protein translates to MRYFLHSSAERDEEGFECPSVDAARMEAGRHVADLIRDDPSAIWTADWRIELTDHRGMTLSMLHVVGTEAPASRRS, encoded by the coding sequence ATGCGTTATTTTCTGCACAGTTCGGCCGAGCGCGACGAAGAGGGATTCGAATGCCCCAGCGTCGATGCGGCCCGGATGGAAGCCGGGCGGCATGTCGCCGACCTGATCCGCGATGATCCATCCGCGATCTGGACCGCCGACTGGCGGATCGAATTGACCGATCATAGGGGCATGACCCTTTCGATGCTCCATGTCGTCGGCACCGAGGCGCCGGCGTCCCGAAGATCGTGA
- a CDS encoding PadR family transcriptional regulator, whose translation MALTHAILTALSHEPLSGYDLAKEFRTSTGYFWRATRQQIYTELRRLETQDMIAGMRREQDKLPDKIIWSITPLGIEALQAWLDSPSPPASIKEELLVKMYALEYADLPKLRAQLADRRAYHLERRALFGAIEARIAKNEQIDRSNLGRLLGARCGVLYEQAMITWCDEAVAQLE comes from the coding sequence ATGGCGCTGACGCATGCCATTCTGACGGCGCTCTCTCACGAGCCGCTGAGCGGGTACGACCTGGCCAAGGAGTTCAGGACCTCCACCGGCTATTTCTGGCGAGCGACGCGCCAGCAGATCTACACCGAACTGCGGCGGCTCGAGACGCAGGACATGATTGCCGGCATGCGGCGCGAGCAGGACAAGCTCCCCGACAAGATCATCTGGTCCATCACCCCGCTCGGCATCGAAGCCCTGCAGGCCTGGCTGGACAGCCCCAGCCCGCCGGCGTCAATCAAGGAGGAGCTCCTTGTGAAAATGTATGCTCTGGAATATGCCGACCTGCCCAAGCTCCGCGCACAGCTCGCGGACCGGCGGGCCTATCATCTGGAGCGCAGGGCCCTGTTCGGCGCGATTGAGGCCAGGATCGCCAAGAACGAGCAGATCGACAGGAGCAACCTCGGCCGGCTGCTCGGAGCGCGCTGCGGCGTGCTGTACGAACAGGCCATGATCACCTGGTGCGACGAAGCGGTCGCACAGCTGGAATAG
- a CDS encoding AMP-binding protein, producing the protein MTTTRSIEGSDELADFRPGSLVDMLQDTVARYGDRIWLTYGPLHWTFAESAAVIDTLATEFSALGVSRGDRVALLMPNHPGFVWSYYAALRLGATVVALNPLYAQDRLDGQLRETLPRLIVGVRIDGEAERTAALASGNGIAAHLWPWDGPELEKRAAALATGRDDAPAAEIMPDETLAVLQGTGGTTGLPKFAMLTHANLRWNVEQTAAVFPKLENGAECLLVPVPFCHITGMTMAMNLAVRLAAETILLPRFNPEAIFELLRDRPVSMLAGVPTIFTALLRDPRSAGVDWSRIKYAAAGGAPAAAETIQRFHTLSGVYIRQCYGLSETSPLVTLMPGQADEPLGAAGLPIPGTRVTIDGADECGEILVAGPQVMQGYWQRPEESEHALQAGMLRTGDIGRIDEAGFLHIVDRQKEVIIASGYNVYPRLVEDAIVTHPAVIEAAVIGIPDAYRGETVRAYAVLRQDTTLTLAELQAHLVTRLSPFEIPKQFEIRQDLPRTPVGKPSRAALREEWAAARSSD; encoded by the coding sequence ATGACCACGACCCGTTCCATAGAGGGATCGGACGAGCTCGCGGACTTCCGTCCCGGCAGTCTGGTCGACATGCTTCAGGACACGGTTGCCCGCTACGGTGATCGCATCTGGCTGACCTATGGCCCGCTGCACTGGACCTTCGCCGAAAGCGCGGCGGTGATCGACACGCTCGCCACAGAGTTCAGCGCGCTCGGGGTGAGCCGGGGCGATCGCGTCGCGCTGCTCATGCCCAATCATCCGGGCTTCGTCTGGAGCTATTATGCCGCGCTCAGGCTCGGTGCGACCGTCGTCGCGCTCAATCCGCTCTACGCGCAGGACCGTCTCGATGGCCAGCTTCGGGAGACCTTGCCGCGCCTGATCGTCGGCGTCCGGATCGACGGCGAGGCAGAGCGTACCGCAGCGCTCGCAAGCGGGAATGGCATCGCCGCCCATCTCTGGCCCTGGGACGGGCCGGAGCTCGAGAAGCGGGCCGCCGCGCTCGCCACCGGACGGGACGACGCTCCAGCGGCGGAGATCATGCCCGACGAGACCCTGGCGGTGCTGCAGGGGACGGGCGGCACCACCGGGCTACCCAAATTCGCGATGCTCACCCACGCCAACCTTCGGTGGAATGTGGAGCAGACCGCCGCCGTCTTCCCCAAGCTGGAAAACGGCGCCGAATGTCTGCTCGTGCCGGTACCCTTCTGCCATATCACCGGGATGACGATGGCGATGAACCTCGCCGTGCGGCTCGCTGCGGAGACCATCCTCCTGCCCCGTTTCAACCCCGAAGCGATCTTCGAGCTGCTGCGCGATCGGCCCGTATCGATGCTGGCCGGCGTGCCGACGATCTTCACCGCGCTGCTGCGCGATCCGCGATCGGCCGGGGTCGACTGGTCGCGCATCAAATATGCGGCCGCCGGCGGCGCACCGGCTGCGGCCGAGACCATTCAGCGCTTCCATACGCTTTCCGGCGTGTACATCCGGCAATGCTATGGCCTGAGCGAGACATCCCCGCTGGTCACCCTCATGCCCGGACAGGCTGACGAGCCGCTGGGAGCGGCGGGGCTGCCGATACCGGGCACGCGGGTGACGATCGACGGCGCGGACGAATGTGGCGAGATACTGGTCGCCGGTCCACAGGTGATGCAGGGCTATTGGCAGCGCCCGGAAGAGAGCGAGCACGCGCTGCAGGCCGGCATGTTGCGCACCGGCGATATCGGCCGGATCGACGAAGCCGGCTTCCTGCACATCGTCGACCGCCAGAAGGAGGTCATCATCGCCAGCGGCTACAATGTCTATCCACGGCTGGTCGAAGATGCGATCGTCACCCACCCGGCGGTCATCGAGGCTGCGGTCATCGGCATTCCCGACGCCTATCGTGGCGAGACGGTGCGGGCCTATGCCGTACTCAGGCAAGACACGACCCTGACGCTCGCCGAACTCCAGGCCCATCTCGTCACCCGCCTGTCGCCGTTCGAAATACCCAAGCAGTTCGAGATCCGGCAGGATCTGCCGCGAACGCCGGTCGGCAAGCCATCCCGGGCCGCACTGCGGGAGGAGTGGGCAGCCGCGAGGTCGAGCGACTGA
- a CDS encoding acyl-CoA dehydrogenase family protein, with translation MTDGWLNWPMEAAAFPEALASGIAPIAELADRIAADVKEDAYERLEAGDRMLLRSCIADMGDLGLLGAEVPVKRGGAGLSTVECCRIAEALGPLGGFSVAYAAHSGLATTPLASYADDALAGRYLPRLMSGEWIGGYCLTEPGSGSDAQAAKARAVPVEGGWRLSGTKAWISNGGIADLFVVFAQFMGEAGPALSACVVERGWAGVSIGAEERKLGMASSSTTTVSFDEVFVPEENLIGLLGMGARIAFGTLNSGRMKIGAVSVGVCRDLLRQSRDYAGERQSFGSPIIRLAAVKEKLAVMAARTFALEAVVYRVAATIDADQGAGISRHEVLAGRQAEAALVKVLGSETLAYCADEAIQIHGGNGFSEEYRPARAYRDARVQRIYEGTNEINRALAVRAFVKRWRGMLPGSGDAPPQADRLSRLARSVLGAMADTGLDEAAATPAADIMLALIEAESALLRARHVPDRPGLARLAELAALEAERRALDAGLRLPPAIRAAAEPILHDMFAGLAQRDRAAAIAGAADALDDPVFG, from the coding sequence ATGACGGACGGCTGGCTGAACTGGCCCATGGAGGCGGCGGCCTTTCCCGAGGCATTGGCGTCCGGCATCGCCCCGATCGCCGAACTCGCCGATCGGATCGCGGCCGACGTGAAGGAGGACGCGTACGAAAGGCTGGAAGCCGGAGACCGCATGCTCCTGCGCTCGTGCATCGCGGACATGGGCGATCTCGGCCTGCTCGGTGCGGAGGTTCCGGTAAAGCGCGGGGGCGCCGGTCTCTCAACCGTGGAATGCTGCCGCATCGCCGAAGCCCTGGGGCCGCTTGGCGGGTTTTCGGTGGCCTATGCGGCCCACTCCGGCCTGGCGACGACGCCGCTCGCATCCTATGCCGACGATGCGCTGGCGGGGCGCTACCTGCCGCGCCTGATGTCGGGCGAGTGGATAGGCGGATACTGCCTGACCGAGCCCGGCAGCGGCTCCGACGCCCAGGCGGCCAAGGCGCGTGCGGTTCCCGTCGAGGGCGGGTGGCGTTTGTCCGGCACCAAGGCGTGGATCTCGAATGGCGGCATCGCCGATCTCTTCGTGGTCTTCGCCCAGTTCATGGGCGAGGCGGGCCCCGCGCTCAGCGCCTGCGTCGTGGAACGCGGCTGGGCCGGCGTCTCCATCGGTGCCGAGGAGCGCAAGCTCGGTATGGCGAGTTCATCCACCACGACGGTCAGCTTCGACGAGGTATTCGTGCCTGAGGAGAATCTGATCGGCCTCCTGGGTATGGGTGCACGCATCGCCTTCGGCACGCTGAATTCCGGACGGATGAAGATCGGCGCGGTCAGTGTCGGCGTCTGTCGCGACCTTCTCCGCCAGAGCCGCGACTATGCGGGCGAACGCCAGTCCTTCGGCAGTCCGATCATCCGGCTCGCCGCGGTCAAGGAGAAGCTCGCGGTCATGGCAGCCCGCACCTTCGCGCTTGAAGCCGTGGTCTACCGTGTGGCCGCGACGATCGACGCGGACCAGGGCGCGGGGATTTCCCGCCACGAGGTGCTGGCCGGCCGGCAGGCGGAGGCGGCGCTCGTCAAGGTCCTCGGCTCGGAGACCCTCGCCTATTGTGCCGACGAGGCGATCCAGATCCATGGCGGCAATGGCTTTTCCGAAGAATATCGGCCCGCGCGCGCATATCGCGATGCCCGGGTCCAACGCATCTACGAAGGCACCAACGAGATCAACCGGGCGCTCGCCGTACGCGCCTTCGTCAAGCGCTGGCGGGGCATGCTGCCCGGCTCGGGCGACGCACCGCCGCAGGCGGATAGGCTGTCGAGACTCGCCCGAAGCGTCCTGGGAGCCATGGCCGATACCGGCCTTGACGAGGCCGCCGCGACACCCGCCGCCGACATCATGCTCGCGCTCATCGAGGCCGAGAGCGCGCTGTTGCGCGCGCGACATGTGCCCGACCGCCCCGGCCTCGCGCGGCTCGCCGAGCTGGCCGCCCTGGAGGCCGAACGCCGTGCGCTCGACGCGGGGCTGCGGCTGCCGCCCGCGATCCGCGCCGCGGCGGAGCCGATTTTGCACGACATGTTCGCAGGCCTTGCGCAACGGGACCGCGCAGCGGCGATCGCGGGCGCGGCGGATGCGCTCGACGATCCGGTTTTCGGTTGA